A window of Nitrospira sp. genomic DNA:
GAATCTGGCTGCGCTCCCGATTCTCGTGACCACTCCATCCGCAGAGTCTGTTGTCATCCTCGGCACCTCGCTCGCAAGCCTGGTCGCGGCCTGCGAACTTGCCCGTCGGGGCTATCACCTGACGCTCATCGACCACCCGAGTTGGGCCGACGATCTCTCGGCGTCTGAGCATATGCTTGGCTGCCATCGAGAACTACAAACCTTGCTCAGGGCCCTCCCAGAATCGGAGCCCCCGGCACAAACTTCGGCCACCCCGCTTGAATTTTTCTTGCCTGACGGACGCATCGTCTCCTACAGGCCGACGACGCTTCCCGGATCACTCCATTGGATCACCGGACTCGTTCGGTTTCGCGGCCTGTCCTGGAGCGATCGCTGGCAGCTCCTCTCCTACCTCGAACGAATCTGGGAACAGGAGCTCGCTGCCCCGACCACCCTGGACCAGCGCACCGCCGACGCCTGGCTGGCATCGATCGGACAGAGCCCATCCGCACGTGAACACATCTGGTCGCCTCTCATTCGATTCCTCACGGGCAACGCACTGACCGATCTCTCGGCCGCCTCCTGTGCACGAGCCTTGACGCCCCCCTTTCTCACCGACGCGCGCGCATCCTCCTGCACCAAACTCAGCAGCGCGCAACGCCACGGCCTGCATCGCCAATTGAAAACCGTCTTATCCACGCTGGGCATACAGGTCCTGGCGCAAACGGACCTCCCCCACATTCAATTTGGACAGCATCGTATTGAGCATGTCCGCCTGGGCGATGGGCACAGCCTCAAAGCGACCTGGTACCTGTCCGGCATACCGCATCACGTGCTCCTGAAGCTGCTCCCGGATCGGCTGCTCACCCGGTATGGCTATTTCTCGCAACTGAGCGACTTGACGGACCTCTCCGCCATCTCCGTCCATCTGACAGGATCAGCACCGGCGGCCGGACCGCGCCTCGTGCTCTTGCCCGGGCAGGGATTCCAATCTGTTTCAATCTCCACGGGGGATCCCTCTACTGCCCTCTATGAATTGTCGGTGGTCGGCGATGTCCCGTTTATTGAACGGACAGAGGCGGATCTGATCGGCCTGGCCAAACAAGAACTCCAGCGCCTCTTCCCTGCCCTCCAGGGAGTGTCACTGCACTCGACCGCGCTCCATAGACGCCCGCGGGCTGCGCTGTCGCTCACATCCGGATCACCGATCCTCCGTCCGATCCAACAAAGCCCCGTGCAGAACCTGCTGGTCGCCGGCTCCTGGACCGATACCGGCTGGCCCACCTCGAGCGAGAGCGCCATCGTCAGCGCACGTCGATGCGTCGCCGCCATCACCGGCTCCCGTCTTGACCCCATCTCCTTCACCTGATACGTATAAAT
This region includes:
- a CDS encoding FAD-dependent oxidoreductase, coding for MTTPSAESVVILGTSLASLVAACELARRGYHLTLIDHPSWADDLSASEHMLGCHRELQTLLRALPESEPPAQTSATPLEFFLPDGRIVSYRPTTLPGSLHWITGLVRFRGLSWSDRWQLLSYLERIWEQELAAPTTLDQRTADAWLASIGQSPSAREHIWSPLIRFLTGNALTDLSAASCARALTPPFLTDARASSCTKLSSAQRHGLHRQLKTVLSTLGIQVLAQTDLPHIQFGQHRIEHVRLGDGHSLKATWYLSGIPHHVLLKLLPDRLLTRYGYFSQLSDLTDLSAISVHLTGSAPAAGPRLVLLPGQGFQSVSISTGDPSTALYELSVVGDVPFIERTEADLIGLAKQELQRLFPALQGVSLHSTALHRRPRAALSLTSGSPILRPIQQSPVQNLLVAGSWTDTGWPTSSESAIVSARRCVAAITGSRLDPISFT